The following proteins come from a genomic window of Pseudomonas putida:
- the tssG gene encoding type VI secretion system baseplate subunit TssG — translation MASTYWRSAPGLIDQARAEPHRFEFFQLVRLLRLHYSRTGRMDLATRPHEDPLRFRTQLSLAFPASEVSDLQFEREGKVSTAGLPLSEVQVTFMGLVGPSGVLPRPYTELLLERHVQYRDDAAHAFLDIFSHRMTTLFYEAWQKYKFHIEHERNGTSGFDGYLLNLVGLGPRAQQLKFERQQPVLRRELFSYFAGLLSQKPRNALNLERMLGFYFSLPIKVRQFAGRWLNLQPEQCTQLGRKNAQLGISAVAGNRVWDYQSCIRIELGPLALADYRRFQPGTDDYRKLVELVRFYVGAELDFEIAPLLRREAVPRAQLGRSGNVALGWLGWLKRPGRDAEPSRCAVFHIPYDGVAL, via the coding sequence ATGGCCAGCACGTACTGGCGATCAGCCCCTGGTCTGATCGATCAAGCCAGAGCCGAGCCGCACCGATTCGAATTCTTTCAATTGGTGCGTCTGCTTCGCCTGCACTACAGCCGCACCGGGCGCATGGACCTGGCAACCCGGCCGCACGAAGACCCGCTGCGTTTCCGCACTCAGCTGTCGCTGGCGTTTCCGGCCAGCGAGGTCAGCGACCTGCAGTTCGAGCGTGAGGGCAAGGTGTCGACGGCCGGCCTGCCGCTGTCGGAAGTCCAGGTCACTTTCATGGGCCTGGTAGGCCCGTCGGGCGTATTGCCTCGCCCGTACACCGAGCTGCTGCTCGAGCGCCACGTGCAGTACCGCGACGATGCCGCCCATGCGTTTCTCGACATCTTCTCGCACCGCATGACCACGCTGTTCTACGAAGCCTGGCAAAAGTACAAATTCCATATCGAGCACGAGCGCAACGGCACCTCGGGCTTCGATGGCTACCTGCTCAACCTGGTCGGCCTGGGCCCGCGCGCCCAGCAGCTGAAGTTCGAACGCCAGCAACCGGTGCTGCGCCGCGAGCTGTTCAGCTACTTTGCCGGGCTGCTCAGCCAGAAGCCACGCAACGCGCTGAACCTGGAGCGGATGCTCGGCTTCTATTTCTCCCTGCCGATCAAGGTCAGGCAGTTCGCCGGCCGTTGGTTGAACCTGCAGCCCGAACAGTGCACCCAGCTTGGCCGCAAGAACGCCCAGCTCGGCATCAGCGCCGTGGCCGGCAACCGCGTGTGGGACTACCAGTCGTGCATCCGTATCGAGCTCGGCCCCTTGGCGTTGGCCGATTACCGGCGGTTCCAGCCTGGCACCGACGACTACCGCAAGCTGGTCGAGCTGGTGCGCTTCTATGTAGGCGCCGAGCTTGATTTCGAAATCGCCCCGCTGCTCAGACGCGAAGCCGTGCCCCGTGCCCAACTGGGCCGCAGCGGCAATGTCGCGCTGGGCTGGCTGGGCTGGCTCAAACGCCCTGGCCGTGACGCGGAGCCTTCGCGTTGCGCCGTCTTCCACATTCCTTACGATGGGGTCGCCTTGTGA
- the tssH gene encoding type VI secretion system ATPase TssH → MNLKSLFAKLNETSRTATESAAALCLSEHHYDVEVEHLLLQLLDNSDSDLPLILRHYDVVAERLQAQLVTALGTFKKGNTRTPALSPHITRMIEQAWVLASIEYGVGQVRSAHLLQALLDDAELRRVVIASAPELEKINADDLRLNLSALVEGSAESRLASPLASPSAPVAGAGKVGGKTPALDQYTVNLTQSARDGRIDPVLGREFEVRQMVDILTRRRQNNPILTGEAGVGKTAVVEGLALRIAQGDVPAPLKDVAVHTLDLGLLQAGAGVKGEFENRLKAVIEEVKRSLHPIILFIDEAHTLIGSGGQAGQNDAANLLKPALARGELRTIAATTWAEYKKYFEKDAALARRFQVVKVEEPDEDKAIHMLRGLLGKMREHHKVAVMDEALVQAVRLSNRYITGRQLPDKAVSVLDTACARIALAQSSQPGALEDCRRHIDNLQAEIAVLDHEAGKGHDHARRLAELQAALQAEQSHEQRLSAQWQQELGLVEQLKALDSAKDTDAAQLNALRAELSAVQGDQPLVHALVDAGAIAQVISGWTGIPLGKMLRDEIDTVQRLPALLGERVLGQDHALHEIGKRIKISRARMEDPNKPIGVFLLLGPSGVGKTETALALADTLYGGERNLITINMSEYQEAHTVSSLKGSPPGYVGYGEGGVLTEAVRRKPYSVVLLDEVEKAHPDVLELFFQVFDKGVLDDGEGREINFRNTVIILTSNTGTERIMQTCLNAQTLPTPEAIVEGLRDELNHVFKPAFLGRLSIVPFYPVQDQILERIVALKLERIAKRFARNHQAELSYDDALVKAIAARCTEVDSGARNIDNILSRTLMPELAQHVLERMAQDAPIERLTIELGSDGDFAYRLA, encoded by the coding sequence GTGAACCTGAAGTCTCTGTTCGCCAAGCTTAACGAAACCAGCCGCACGGCCACTGAAAGCGCGGCGGCCCTGTGCCTGTCGGAGCACCACTACGACGTCGAGGTGGAACACCTGCTGCTGCAGTTGCTGGACAACAGCGACAGTGACCTGCCGCTGATCCTGCGCCACTACGACGTGGTCGCCGAGCGCCTGCAGGCGCAACTGGTGACCGCCCTGGGTACCTTCAAGAAGGGCAACACCCGCACCCCGGCGCTGTCCCCGCACATCACCCGCATGATCGAGCAGGCATGGGTACTGGCCTCGATCGAGTATGGTGTGGGCCAGGTGCGCAGTGCGCACCTGTTGCAAGCATTGCTCGACGACGCCGAACTGCGCCGGGTGGTCATCGCCTCCGCACCGGAGCTTGAGAAGATCAACGCCGACGACCTGCGCCTGAACCTCAGCGCACTGGTCGAAGGCAGTGCCGAATCCCGGCTCGCCAGCCCTCTGGCCAGCCCCTCGGCGCCAGTGGCAGGCGCCGGCAAGGTTGGCGGCAAGACCCCGGCCCTGGACCAGTACACCGTCAACCTCACACAAAGCGCCCGTGACGGCCGGATCGACCCGGTGCTTGGCCGCGAGTTCGAAGTGCGGCAGATGGTCGACATCCTCACCCGTCGCCGCCAGAACAACCCGATCCTCACCGGCGAAGCCGGCGTCGGCAAGACCGCAGTGGTCGAAGGCCTGGCCTTGCGCATCGCCCAGGGCGATGTGCCAGCCCCACTCAAGGACGTCGCCGTGCACACCCTCGACCTGGGCCTGCTGCAGGCGGGTGCCGGGGTCAAGGGCGAGTTCGAAAACCGCCTCAAAGCGGTGATCGAAGAGGTCAAGCGCAGCCTGCACCCGATCATCCTGTTCATCGACGAAGCCCACACCCTGATCGGCTCCGGTGGCCAGGCCGGGCAGAACGATGCCGCGAACCTGCTCAAGCCAGCCCTGGCCCGTGGCGAGCTGCGCACCATCGCTGCCACCACCTGGGCCGAATACAAGAAGTACTTCGAAAAAGACGCCGCCCTCGCCCGTCGCTTCCAGGTAGTCAAGGTCGAAGAGCCTGACGAAGACAAGGCCATCCACATGCTGCGCGGCCTGCTCGGCAAGATGCGCGAGCACCACAAGGTGGCGGTGATGGACGAAGCACTGGTACAGGCCGTGCGCCTGTCCAACCGCTACATCACCGGCCGCCAGCTGCCCGACAAGGCGGTCAGCGTGCTCGATACCGCCTGCGCACGCATCGCCTTGGCGCAGTCGTCGCAACCCGGCGCGCTGGAAGACTGCCGCCGCCATATCGACAACCTGCAGGCCGAAATCGCCGTGCTCGACCACGAAGCCGGCAAGGGCCACGACCATGCCCGGCGCCTTGCCGAGCTGCAGGCCGCCCTGCAGGCCGAGCAGTCGCACGAACAGCGCCTGAGCGCCCAGTGGCAGCAGGAGCTGGGCCTGGTCGAGCAACTCAAAGCCCTGGACAGCGCCAAGGACACCGACGCCGCCCAGCTCAACGCCCTGCGCGCCGAGCTGAGCGCCGTCCAGGGCGACCAGCCCCTGGTCCACGCCTTGGTCGATGCCGGCGCCATCGCCCAGGTGATCAGCGGCTGGACCGGTATCCCGCTGGGCAAGATGCTGCGTGACGAGATCGACACCGTGCAGCGCCTGCCTGCGCTGCTCGGTGAACGCGTGCTGGGCCAGGACCACGCGCTGCACGAAATCGGCAAGCGCATCAAGATTTCCCGCGCCCGCATGGAAGACCCAAACAAACCGATCGGCGTGTTCCTGCTGCTGGGCCCCAGCGGCGTCGGCAAGACCGAAACCGCGCTGGCATTGGCCGACACCCTGTACGGCGGTGAGCGCAACCTGATCACCATCAACATGTCCGAGTACCAGGAGGCCCACACCGTATCGAGCCTCAAAGGCTCGCCACCCGGCTACGTCGGTTACGGCGAAGGCGGCGTGCTGACCGAGGCCGTGCGCCGCAAGCCCTACAGCGTGGTGCTGCTCGACGAGGTGGAGAAGGCCCACCCCGACGTGCTCGAGCTGTTCTTCCAGGTGTTCGACAAAGGCGTGCTGGACGACGGCGAAGGCCGCGAGATCAACTTCCGCAACACGGTGATCATCCTCACGTCCAACACCGGCACCGAGCGCATCATGCAGACCTGCCTGAATGCCCAGACGCTGCCTACCCCCGAGGCCATCGTCGAAGGCCTGCGCGACGAGCTGAACCACGTCTTCAAACCGGCCTTCCTCGGCCGCCTGAGCATCGTGCCGTTCTACCCGGTGCAGGACCAGATCCTCGAGCGCATCGTTGCCCTCAAGCTCGAGCGTATCGCCAAACGTTTCGCCCGCAACCACCAGGCTGAGCTGAGCTACGACGACGCCCTGGTCAAGGCCATCGCGGCACGTTGCACCGAGGTCGACAGCGGCGCACGCAACATCGACAACATCCTGTCCCGCACCCTGATGCCCGAGCTTGCCCAGCACGTTCTCGAGCGCATGGCCCAGGACGCGCCGATCGAGCGCTTGACGATCGAGCTGGGCAGCGATGGCGATTTCGCCTATCGCCTGGCCTGA
- the tssB gene encoding type VI secretion system contractile sheath small subunit has product MAKKESTQHKLDRVRAPRVHITYDVDIGDAIEKKELPFVVGVLGDFSGNPLEPLPKLKDRKFVFIDRDNFNGVLKGIKPRLTYRVDNTLAKNGTQLGVELNFNSMEDFEPQNVVKQVEPLRKLLEVRNKLADLRNKMGGNDKLEELLMDVLQNTEKLKTLGKEFGREAAVPAADGKE; this is encoded by the coding sequence ATGGCGAAGAAGGAAAGTACCCAGCACAAACTCGACCGCGTTCGCGCGCCGCGGGTTCACATCACTTACGACGTGGACATCGGTGATGCGATCGAGAAAAAGGAGCTGCCCTTTGTCGTTGGCGTGCTGGGCGATTTTTCCGGCAACCCGCTGGAGCCCTTGCCCAAGCTCAAGGACCGCAAGTTCGTCTTCATCGACCGCGACAACTTCAACGGCGTGCTCAAAGGCATCAAGCCGCGCCTGACCTACCGCGTCGACAACACCCTGGCCAAAAACGGCACCCAGCTGGGCGTGGAGCTGAACTTCAACAGCATGGAAGACTTCGAGCCACAGAACGTGGTGAAGCAAGTCGAGCCACTGCGCAAGCTTTTGGAAGTGCGCAACAAGCTGGCCGACCTGCGTAACAAGATGGGCGGCAACGACAAGCTCGAAGAGTTGCTGATGGACGTGCTGCAGAACACCGAGAAGCTGAAAACCCTGGGCAAGGAATTCGGTCGCGAAGCCGCCGTACCCGCCGCCGATGGCAAAGAGTAA
- the tssE gene encoding type VI secretion system baseplate subunit TssE yields the protein MSNQARLLPSLLDRLLDDRPFQSAEPAVQRTCSLAEYKASIVRDLEVLVNTRQSLVAEQIEGFSQLGGSILEYGMPDFISRSVLDPHDRRLIQQQLERAISTGDRRFRRVRVQLLAQQNGHRMLTFRVDAVLRLQDISRQVSFDAVLQVNTQEYKVQNLN from the coding sequence ATGAGTAATCAGGCCCGCCTGCTGCCCTCGCTGCTCGACCGGCTGCTGGACGACCGTCCGTTTCAGTCGGCCGAGCCGGCTGTGCAGCGCACCTGCTCGCTGGCCGAATACAAGGCCAGCATCGTGCGCGACCTGGAGGTGCTGGTGAATACCCGCCAGTCCCTGGTCGCCGAGCAGATCGAAGGTTTCAGCCAGCTCGGTGGCTCCATCCTTGAATACGGCATGCCCGACTTCATCAGCCGCAGCGTGCTCGACCCGCACGACCGGCGGCTGATCCAGCAACAGCTGGAGCGCGCGATCAGTACCGGCGACCGGCGTTTTCGCCGGGTGCGCGTACAGCTGCTGGCCCAGCAGAACGGCCATCGCATGTTGACCTTCCGCGTGGACGCCGTGTTGCGTCTGCAGGACATCAGCCGCCAGGTGTCGTTTGACGCCGTGCTGCAGGTCAACACCCAGGAATACAAAGTGCAGAACCTCAACTGA
- the tssC gene encoding type VI secretion system contractile sheath large subunit: MTDKQTLPQQDTDLVEVETFAPQASLLDSIISQSRVARSDTERNRTRDLIGELVNQVLEGEMTPSKDLIAVLDARIAEIDSMLSEQMNEIMHAREFQQLEASWRGLKYQVDQTETSTTLKIHLLNASKKDLVRDLKAASEFDQSALFKKVYEEEYGTFGGAPFGMLIGDYEFNRNPEDMYLLEEISHVAAAAHAPFISAASPELFGWDSFTDMSGPRDLAKIFDTVEYAKWKSFRASEDSRYVGLTLPHVLGRLPYGPDTTPVEEFNFVESVDGRDHNKYLWMNAAYALGTRVTDAFSRYGWCVAIRGVEGGGLVEGLPTHTFKTDDGEIALKCPTEIAITDRREKELSDLGFIPLVHCKGTDYAAFFGTQSAQKQKQYNTDIANANARLSAQLQYIFATSRIAHYMKAIMRDKIGSFASRMDVERFLNQWLASYVLLDDTASQEAKAKFPLREARAEVFEVPGKPGVYKAVTYLRPHYQLDELTASLRLVAELPQGARG; this comes from the coding sequence ATGACCGACAAGCAAACACTGCCACAACAGGACACCGACCTGGTCGAGGTGGAAACCTTCGCCCCGCAGGCCTCGCTGCTCGACAGCATCATTTCGCAAAGCCGTGTGGCCCGCTCCGACACCGAGCGCAACCGCACCCGTGACCTGATCGGTGAGCTGGTCAACCAGGTGCTCGAGGGCGAGATGACCCCGAGCAAGGACCTGATCGCTGTGCTGGACGCGCGCATCGCCGAGATCGACTCGATGCTCTCCGAGCAGATGAACGAGATCATGCACGCCCGCGAATTCCAGCAGCTGGAAGCCTCGTGGCGCGGCCTGAAGTATCAGGTCGACCAGACCGAAACCAGCACCACGCTGAAGATCCACCTGCTCAACGCCTCGAAGAAGGACCTGGTGCGCGACCTCAAGGCCGCCAGCGAATTCGACCAGAGCGCGCTGTTCAAGAAGGTATACGAAGAAGAGTACGGCACCTTCGGTGGCGCCCCGTTCGGCATGCTGATCGGTGACTACGAATTCAACCGCAACCCCGAAGACATGTACCTGCTCGAAGAGATCTCGCACGTGGCCGCCGCGGCCCATGCGCCATTCATCTCGGCCGCATCGCCCGAGCTGTTTGGCTGGGACTCGTTCACCGATATGTCCGGCCCGCGTGACCTGGCGAAAATCTTCGACACGGTCGAATACGCCAAGTGGAAGTCGTTCCGCGCCTCGGAGGACTCACGCTATGTCGGCCTGACCCTGCCGCACGTGCTAGGCCGCCTGCCATATGGCCCTGATACCACCCCGGTGGAAGAATTCAACTTCGTCGAAAGCGTCGACGGCCGTGACCACAACAAGTACCTGTGGATGAACGCCGCCTACGCCCTGGGTACCCGTGTCACCGATGCCTTCTCGCGTTACGGCTGGTGCGTGGCCATCCGCGGTGTAGAAGGTGGCGGCCTGGTAGAAGGCCTGCCAACCCACACCTTCAAGACCGATGACGGCGAAATTGCCCTCAAATGCCCAACTGAGATCGCCATCACCGACCGCCGTGAAAAAGAGCTGTCGGACCTTGGCTTCATCCCGCTGGTGCACTGCAAAGGCACCGACTACGCCGCGTTCTTCGGCACCCAGTCGGCGCAGAAGCAGAAGCAGTACAACACCGACATCGCCAATGCCAACGCACGCCTGTCGGCGCAGCTGCAGTACATCTTCGCCACCTCGCGCATTGCCCACTACATGAAGGCGATCATGCGCGACAAGATTGGCAGCTTCGCCTCGCGCATGGACGTCGAGCGTTTCCTCAACCAGTGGCTGGCCAGCTATGTGCTGCTTGACGACACTGCCAGCCAGGAAGCCAAAGCCAAGTTCCCGCTGCGCGAAGCCCGTGCCGAAGTGTTCGAGGTACCAGGCAAGCCAGGTGTGTACAAGGCCGTGACCTACCTGCGGCCGCACTACCAGCTCGACGAACTGACCGCTTCGCTGCGCCTGGTCGCAGAGCTGCCGCAAGGCGCTCGCGGCTGA
- the tssF gene encoding type VI secretion system baseplate subunit TssF, translating to MLDELLPYYEKELSHLRFLGQEFAAQYPKIASRLLIEGDNCEDPHTERLIEAFSFLSARVHKKLDDEFPEIVESFLEVLYPHYLRPTPSMSIAELSLGKQEKVTEAYRVARHTEMHANAVEGVVCKFRTCYPVELWPVAVQQASFTEMERSAFNGHSADLVARLRIRLQATGDVLFGQMELDRLRFFLDGEATLMHQLYELLFNNLAKATLSFQDEGRSREVALPAGALKAVGYARDEGLVDYSERSFLGYRLLHEYFTFPDKFMFFDLSGFARILQGKAIEQVEINFYFNDYDLSERLARLAQNIGRNNFKLNCTPIINLFRQQAEPIKLTHTQHEYPVTPDIRLHNAAEVVSIDRVRRVRKLGGIDHVGTCQPFFEPRGEQDPHNSFWIARRRNQGDATAMSIRVVDRDLELIDGTSDTLSISLTCSNRDVPLLLPFGGERGDFNIPANSVIKDIRCLRKPTATVRVPLGKGLIWRLIAHLSLNHLSLVSQGREVLLELLSLYNYRNVSAIRKQINGIKAISSEPVVARIGHPRPNFVRGVGITLTFDESQFTGSGVFLFGMVLDHFFGQYCSMNSFTQLTLRTQQREKRVVQWPARTGDQPLV from the coding sequence ATGCTCGACGAACTGCTGCCCTACTACGAAAAGGAACTGTCGCACCTGCGCTTCCTCGGCCAGGAGTTTGCTGCGCAGTACCCGAAAATCGCCTCGCGGCTGCTGATCGAGGGCGACAACTGTGAGGACCCGCATACCGAGCGCCTGATCGAGGCGTTCTCGTTCCTCTCGGCGCGGGTGCACAAAAAGCTCGATGACGAGTTCCCGGAGATTGTCGAGTCGTTCCTTGAGGTGCTGTACCCGCACTACCTGCGCCCTACCCCGTCGATGTCGATCGCCGAGCTTAGCCTTGGCAAGCAGGAGAAGGTCACCGAAGCCTACCGCGTGGCGCGGCACACCGAGATGCATGCCAATGCCGTTGAAGGCGTGGTTTGCAAGTTCCGCACCTGCTACCCGGTGGAGCTGTGGCCGGTTGCCGTGCAGCAGGCCTCGTTCACCGAGATGGAACGCTCGGCCTTCAACGGCCACAGCGCCGATCTGGTGGCGCGCTTGCGCATCCGCCTGCAAGCCACCGGCGACGTCTTGTTCGGCCAGATGGAGCTTGACCGCCTGCGCTTCTTCCTCGACGGCGAAGCAACGCTGATGCACCAGCTCTACGAGCTGCTGTTCAACAACCTCGCCAAGGCCACACTCAGCTTCCAGGACGAAGGCCGCAGCCGTGAAGTCGCACTGCCCGCCGGCGCCCTGAAAGCGGTGGGTTATGCCCGCGACGAAGGTCTGGTGGATTACTCCGAGCGCTCGTTCCTCGGTTACCGCCTGCTGCACGAGTACTTCACGTTCCCCGACAAATTCATGTTCTTCGACCTCTCAGGTTTTGCCCGCATCCTGCAGGGCAAGGCCATCGAGCAGGTCGAGATCAACTTCTACTTCAACGATTACGACCTCAGCGAGCGCCTGGCGCGGCTGGCCCAGAACATCGGGCGCAACAATTTCAAGCTCAACTGCACGCCGATCATCAACCTGTTCCGCCAGCAGGCCGAGCCGATCAAGCTCACCCACACCCAGCACGAATACCCGGTCACCCCGGACATTCGCCTGCACAACGCGGCGGAAGTGGTGTCGATCGACCGGGTGCGGCGCGTACGCAAGCTCGGTGGCATCGACCACGTCGGCACCTGCCAGCCGTTCTTCGAGCCGCGTGGCGAGCAAGACCCGCACAACAGCTTCTGGATTGCCCGCCGGCGCAACCAGGGCGATGCCACGGCGATGAGCATCCGCGTGGTCGACCGCGACCTGGAGCTGATCGACGGCACCAGCGACACCCTGAGCATCAGCCTGACCTGCAGCAACCGTGATGTACCCCTGCTGCTGCCGTTCGGTGGCGAGCGCGGTGATTTCAACATCCCGGCCAACTCGGTGATCAAAGACATCCGCTGCCTGCGCAAGCCCACCGCCACGGTGCGCGTCCCGCTGGGCAAAGGCCTGATCTGGCGGCTGATCGCGCACCTGTCGCTCAACCACCTGTCGCTGGTGAGCCAGGGCCGCGAAGTGCTGCTCGAGCTGCTGTCGCTTTACAACTACCGCAACGTCTCGGCCATCCGCAAACAGATCAACGGCATCAAGGCAATCAGCAGCGAGCCGGTGGTAGCGCGCATCGGCCACCCGCGGCCGAATTTCGTGCGCGGCGTGGGCATCACCCTGACCTTCGACGAAAGCCAGTTCACCGGTAGCGGCGTGTTCCTGTTCGGCATGGTGCTGGACCACTTCTTTGGCCAGTACTGCTCGATGAACAGCTTCACCCAACTGACCCTGCGTACCCAACAACGAGAAAAGAGAGTCGTCCAATGGCCAGCACGTACTGGCGATCAGCCCCTGGTCTGA